The genomic window AGTTCATACAGAGGCAACAGatacatttttccccccaaagccTATAGATGTACTTCACATCACAAACCTCTTTTAGCAATGTGCTCTCTCCCTCTGAGTTTTCCAACAGGACAGACATTCTCAACAAAGCTACATGGAAAAAAGATGATGGTCTAACACAGAGACCTGAATGCCACTGAGCTAGCTTGAGGGCAGTCTTCACTGACAGTGTACtggatggagagagagagagaactcaCCTTTGCACTGGGGCCGCCCTGTCCAGGTCCCATTCTGACATGTTACGGTGGAAGCCCCCATCATCTGAAAACCTTGCCAGCACTGATAGTGAGCTGTCTCCCCAGGCAAATACCTTGGCTTTTTAACACCTTGAACTTTTCCACCAGCAATTTCTGGAGGAGGTTCACACGTCACATCTGAAAAGAGACATTTCTCCACTCAATTTGTAGGCACTCACGTGTTCGCCTACACAAACTACAGTTAAGAGAATCATTGTGTTACTTCCCAGATGATGTTCTTAAGCGCAAGAGACAATATTGCCTTACCAATGTGACTTGATTCCTTTCCCCATCTCTTTTCCTTGACCATGGGTGTTTCTAAACACTGTGAACCCCAGGAATATCGCTTAATGGCAGCAGAACACCTTCCAGATTCTCAGGAGATGACTGGAATGGTGAGAGCTTCTAGAAAAAGCCAGCATTTCTGTAGCTACACCACATGCCACAAAAAGCCTCCTTGCAAGGCCATGGCCCTCTGCTGAGAACCCGAGCGCttctcagaatcacagatgTAGCAGCCAAGCTGGCTCTCTGCTGAACTGTAGAGCTCTGGAAGAAGTTATCAGCCTGCACTGCTGCGTTGTTATCTGTTGCGAAGCAcagccgaaagcacgacagacaccagttgagtcagatcatgctgctccattttatcgcccgaatagcctaactttcatagtgaacttaacaggggcggacagtgtttcacacaagattattggtcaagagcactcagacaaacaactataagaaaacaaccccacctgcaagaaaagaaccccccttttgATTAGCAGtcagaaaacaaccccctttgtgATTAGCGGTCACGTAGacctagtccttgaggccagctgctggtaacaatattttctgagttccttaattgggcgatgtgggagtcattgccgtgggagcttctcacagttactctggcagcttggtttgctcagctacagcaggccctgagatttctaaggcctacccctggttgcttaaagcaagctcaaATGGAACAATTGTTCCACGAGTACATGTCCACGTCCTGTATGCTAATTCCCAACAATtcccccattttctttttgtacaagcAGTACTTGGTTTTACATCAGATGTCGAATACACAACATAACACAACTATACAACTTAACCCTAATAACACTATAATTACTGTAAGCACTTAATGGTAACACAATTTAATAGTAAGTAACACAACTTAATAGTAACACACTTAAGCCTAATCACTTGATGGTGATCGAAGGCTGTTCTTGACAGTCCTTGAGGTGTCACAGCCCACGTCATTGTCAGAATGATTATCAGGAACCTCTTCATGGTCGTCTTTGGCGTGTGCAGATTCTAAAACTGCTGCAGTCCATTTTGCAGTGATCCACTGGGTACCTGTTCCTGGCACCACTTCAAAATCCCTATAACTTTTTTGCTagtaaccctttaaccacatttatcacaatacTACGTGTAATGATGATTGACACCACAAtgaacagaatccttaatccccctttgactaatcccagtaaccatctatgcattgtttcaaacaaatcagtgaaccattgattgaaaggattgataccatattgactCTTTCTCAcgtgctctttcaggaaagtaattaATTTGTGAGTTAACTCATTATGATCAAAAAGGTCtaaacagtacattcccttaaaTTTCTCCAAGTGGCTACTTCAAACAATGACTCCGTACTTGTGAAACTTGATTTTGCTCGACCGATTGCAACTAGCCCTGCTAGTTGCTTACAGTCGACTGCCCGTTTTTCTAAAAAGTGCTGtaataaatccattttcctATGATTTTTGCCGGCACCAATTTCCTATGCTTTTAGCCTGCACTATGGTTATATCCCGGGATCCTGCACTGTGGCAACAATAACCTATACTATGGCTATATTCCggaatcctgcactatggcaacgATAACCTGTACTATGGCTAAAATGCGCTCTCACTCACACAGTACACAGTACAATCACACATACAGAGCacacccagaggcctctggcacatctcaccctcaatcataccacaacctcaatcataccacaagaatataatttagaatgataagcaaacaaacaagtattgtctctcattgtgttcctcgtgaagtgacttgcaacactttgttttaaaaccttacccttacacaaatactttcaacacaaaatacctggacatttaagaataacacatacaattattaacactccagttagtatccctccagcagctgaaaacatactgtttgtctgcagctacaggagatctttgtctgctcctgcggCAAGCAGttgagagtggagtcccctccaAACAAAAtgctcagggtgcacctaggggcgtccacACTGCAGCTGATCCCTGCAGCCGAGCAGTTGTTACGTGCGGCCACAGATGCCACTCCAAGCACTAAAATTGCCAATGCtgctctagctgcaaccccgcacaattcaacattatcattgcaatccggtgcaagcaatgcccatttatgttTGGTGATTTCATGCAACTGCAACAGGCTAGaagcaaatacaatgagtttatctaagtaacatggatTTCTGATAGCGTTTGCAGcaataccttgccaggccctatccccacaaatcagaaaaacatcaggaggtaaggccaaagctgtacaattgttccaaacactgtagttgttaccccttgtctccgtgccataaacccctaaaccctgcttagcagtgtcattgtaatcacaggtgttatttgtatttctacacccatatggccctttccaggttcctgtagcaggattcatTTGATAGCCAcagctacattcacatttgtagccacctttcaggttgatacagatttgactacagataccagggttttggcattcatcgatatctccacagtttctcttgtctacaaactcaaacccagctggacagtcacattcatttatgatgcattccttcaggggctcatcaccccagtccttgcagtctctctgctggttacacactttattgatatctatgcattctccacttctgcacttgaatttaccaggtccagagcactgaataacattgttagagtttgcttcatcagtgccatacagacagtctctcacaccactgcactgcctactcctatggacacagttcccatcttcacacctgaactggtctggcctgcaggtccaagaagggcagttaatttcatcacttccatccttgtaatcaggatctctgtcacatcGCCACTTCTTGTGGATACATTCACCTGAGCCGCACTGCACCTTACTCGCAGAACACTTCACCGGAGGTGCAGGCTGGCggccacactgctccaaagattcATCCGAGTGATCGGAGCAGTCACCTTGAccattgcagacaaagcttttggaaatacattgccCACTACTGCATGTAAATtctgctgcactacaagtcacaatgccacaattctcttcatcttctgcaCTGTCACAGtccttttcaccatcacatCTCCAGGACACtggcgcccgccgccgccccgcacctgtgtcacttatactactgCTATTACCCGTGCCGTcagtgtcagtggcatcctcctggtaccgtttctgtctttgccgccccttactctcccccttttctttttgccactggccattcaccacaaatggatgagatacatgattactagttaggaaagagagtgtaacgtctgctatacggctgcaggcgATCTGCTGGTTTTGGTAATACTCTAGCTGCCTCTCCACCAGGTCCACGCACTGCAGCAGGTTCTCAATGAAGCGCTGGAGCCTGGCTTTTCCCCACAATTCTTTTTCTGCCGCTTCTTCGAGGAAGTGGTTGAAAGTAAcaacttcttcctctttcctgtgTAGCTCCCCCTCGGACTCGCTGAGGCGCTGCTTCAATGCCGCGATCATCTCCACTGCCACGTCCACCTGCCTGCTGAGCGCCTGCTCCCTCCGCTGCACCTCCTGCTTCTTCTGCGAGAGCTGCACGAAGGCCACCcgcacctccagcagctccgcCGTCTTCTGGGCCAGCTCCCCGGTCAGCCTGTCGAGCCGCTTCTCCATCGTCTTGTCCACGGCCTCCACCATCCTGCTGAACTTCGCCCTGACATGCGCCTCCAACGAGGCTTTGGGGTCGGCGGCGGGCAGGTAGCCGACGAGGCGGGGACCCAGCCCGGCCGCCTCTGGCTCCGGCTCCGGCCGCCCCTCTCCGGAGGCGTCGCAGAAGGCGGCGAGGGGCGCCCCGCGGCTGGAGGCGCTGCCCCGGCCGCAGGGCTCCGGCGGCGAGCCCGGCGCCGCGTCCCGCAGCGGGAGGAGCGGGCGGCCCCCGGCCGGCGCCCGTCGCTCGCCGCGGCCGTGGCCGTGCTGCAGGTGCGCCCGCAGGGCCGCCAGGCTGTCGAACCGGCCGCGCTCCCCGCAGCGCGGGCAGAGGAACGGCAGCGCCGGGCCGGCCACGGGCAGCGGCTCCGGCCACGGGAAGCCGCCCTGCTCCGCGCCGTCCTGCTGCATCCTCCGCCTTGGCGGGGCGGGCTTGGGAAACTTCGGGCACAGGGACCGGGACCGGCCCCAGCCGAGAGGTGGCCGCCCGCGGCCGCGCTGCCCCGGCCGGTGCCGGCGCCGGAGCCGAGAGCGGAGCGGCTGCGGGAGGCGTTTGCGACTCTTCCCGCTGTTCTGGCCGTTTCCCGGCACGTTGCGTCGACACGCCGCTTCATTGTGATTGTTCGACTGACAATTTGAGCACCATACTGCCCCAGCTTTGCAGTATCGTCTCACGTGTCCAAAAGCACCACAACGATAACATCGGCAGCGGTGTGGTAATTGGCTACTAGGGGGTGGTACTTGACCACCAGAGCGTGAACCGGCGGTTTGCAAAGATGCAAGAGCTGCAAGGACCTGGCTCTGTGTAGACTGAACATGCTCTGTCACAGCCTGTGCCTGTTCTCGCATGCTGTCACCTAATTGCTTTACTGCCTCTACTAACATAGCCTGTGGGCCTACTGGTACCTGAGCCATTCTTTCCAACCCTTCCTCGATTGTCCATGTCCCAGGTAAGGAAGCTAATATAGTGCGGGTAGAGGGGTTGCTATTCTGAATTGTGCACTGTTTTAATATCATGCCCTTGAGGTAATCGGGCACCCCTGCCGCCTGTATGGCATTTGCTACGCGATCAATAAAAAGCCCAAATGGTTCCTCTCTACCCTGTTTGATTCCCATGTAGGAAGGTATTCCCCCTGGCCCCTTTATCCGATCCAATGCTCTTCTGGCCATTCTCATTGATTCCTTGGCTTTATCAGGTCTCAGCAATGCCTGTGCTTCTGTCCTAAAATACGGTCCTATCCCCATCAACTCTTCCAGCGTGACCCCATGTAAAGGGTCCCCCGGTGCTCTTATCACTGCGACTGCTTCTTGACAAGCAGCGTGCCAATGGGCATTAAATAAGAGCTGCTGGTGTTGGGTCAAAATTAACTTCATTATGCTGCGTATGTCTCctggaagcaaaatatttgttcccCAAATGTAGTCCAGCATCTGTCTCGTAGGTTCACCTTTCAGACCTGAGTCATTTACTGTGGACCGCAGCTGAGTTAACAATTTCCAGTCCAAATTCAGTAGATTAACCGTAACATTACCCTGGGCCTCCGGTGGTGATTATATTACCGGGAAGGCCTCTGGAACCAATTATGCAGCTATCTCGTGTTCACCCTCACGTAGGGCCTCATTTGCTATTTGGTTCCACACCCTCTGCCTCTGTTGAACACCGTCTGTAAACgggcttgtgtttttttctgtctggtttTTGCTCTCTTATTTCCTCGTCCATCTCCCCACTTTCGGGAGTAGGAGTCGGTAGTGCTGCTGATGATGGCGGGAGCACCAGTGACGACTCTGAGGATGGCAGCGTTATCGTTCTCACTGAAGGCGGCAATGGGcaatccccagctccctccatCTCTCCCTGTTGAGGGTTAACACTAGCAGTTCTTCCTGGCAATCCCAGACGCTCTGTAGCGGCAGCAGCaattctctgctcagcctgatgtATAGCTAAGGCGTTAGTGACTGCTTTCCAAGGCTTCGATAATTTTTTAGCAGTCTTATTGTCATTAATAACTTCATCAAACAATTTGTCCCCAAATTTGCGCCACTCTGCTTGTTCAAAAACTGTATCCGGATTGATAAAACAACCCTGTGCTACTCCATATGCTAATAATCCTGGTAAATCCTTTTTGCAGTCTATACCCTGCGTGctccgcttttctaaaaagcatttgagcaaaTCATAGGCCGCTTGTCTCTCCATGCCTTTATTTATGCTGTTGCAGCCTTTGCGGGACACGTGACTGGCAGGGACCCTCTATAGGTGCTCCCGGGTGCGGGGATTCCGCGTTTATGTCCCGTTATGTCCCGTTCACCTGTCAGACTGCGGGTACGGGGATTATCGTCCCTTTCACCTCCACCgcgattacttcaatttccTGCACGGTTCCGTTTCCCACGTCTCTCACCGTGAGTCCCCACGTCCCCGCGTCCCATCGTTTCCCACGTCTCTCACTGTGAGTGCCACGTCACACCGTGAGTCCTGTGTAGAGTGCTCCCGGGTCGGTGTCTGGCATCCAGCAGGTCTGTCCGTGTCTCTCGTAAGTGGCAGCCCTGCAGCGTCGGTCAGTACGTGTACCTCGGGTCTTCCAGCGCCGGTCCGATGTCTACTCTGATGTCCCGGCTGTCCCGGCTCCCGGCAGCGCTCCGATGTCCCGGCGGCGCTACGATGCCTCAGTCTCAGCGCTGTGATGTCGCGGCGCCGCTGGTCCCCGGCGCCACTGGTCCCGGCGCCACGCCGATGTCCCGGTGCCGCTGGTCCCAACGCCGCTGGTCTCCTGGTGTCCCTGCGTTCCGATGTGCCGGCGCCACTGGTGTCCCTCTGCGATGTCTGTTCCTGCGCTGCTGCAATGTCCTTTTCAGGTTctgttcaggtctcagcctgttcgggcgccatttgtTGCGAAGCAcagccgaaagcacgacagacaccagttgagtcagatcatgctgctccattttattgcccgaatagcctaactttcatagtgaacttaacaggggcggacagtgtttcacacaagattattgaTCAagagcactcagacaaacaactataagaaaacaaccccacctgcaagaaaagaaccccccttttgATTAGCAGtcagaaaacaaccccctttgtgATTAGCGGTCACGTAGacctagtccttgaggccagctgctggtaacaatattttctgagttccttaattgggcgatgtgggagtcattgccgtgggagcttctcacagttactctggcagcttggtttgctcagctacagcaggccctgagatttctaaggcctacccctggttgcttaaagcaagccCAAATGGAACAATTGTTCCACGAGTACATGTCCACGTCCTCTATGCTAATTCCCAACAGTTATCCACAGTTCTACAGAGCACTGCGCCCTCCACACAGAGCACTTACATTCACATCGCGGATAGTTAATCACTCCATCCTGGCATTGTGCCTCAAAATCCTCTGGGTTTGAAACTTCCTGGTAGGGAGAATTGCATTCAAACAAAATAGTCTCCTTAGAGCGATATATGTTAGATCTTTTCCTTGACCATCTTAGTTTAATATTGTTCCTCTCCATAGCCATCTCACTCAATCTACAGTtccctttggaagaaaaaaaaaataaaaataaaaaaagagagagaaataatgagacgaggagaggagaggagaggagaggagaggagaggagaggagaggagaggagaggagaggagaggagaggagaggagaggagaggagaggagaggagaggagaggagaggagaggagaggagaggagaggagaggagaggagaggagaggagaggagaggagaggagaggagaggagaggagacttgCTATGGGCTTTCCTCTCAGCTTCTGCACTAAAAATGCACCAAGTCAGTGGTCAAGCAGTGACAGAGTGGAGGTGACTTACTTCCTGGCTTGCACCGTGGGTATTCTAATGTCCCGTCCATGCACTGCACTCTGAATGGGGAAGATGCTGGGTCCTGCACGTATCCAATTTTACAATCAAATTCAATAAAATTTCTTGATGTTATGGACAGATTTCTTTGTACAACCCATTTCAGCTCGATGTTGTTTCTGTTCATATCTTCTTTTGATGTCGTACAAAATGCTTGGCAAAGGCAAGGGAAGAATGTCATTAGTTCATACAGAGGCAACAGatacatttttccccccaaagccTATACATGTACTTCACATCACAAACCTCTTTTAGCAATGTGCTCTCTCCCTCTGAGTTTTCCAACAGGACAGACATTCTCAACAAAGCTACATGGAAAAAAGATGATGGTCTAACACATAGAGACCTGAATGCCACTGAGCTAGCTTGAGGGCAGTCTTCACTGACAGTCTACTgcatggagagagagagagaactcaCCTTTGCACTGGGGCCGCCCTGTCCAGGTCCCATTCTGACATGTTACGGTGGAAGCCCCCATCATCTGAAAACCTTGCCAGCACTGATAGTGAGCTGTCTCCCCAGGCAAATACCTTGGCTTTTTAACACCTTGAACTTTTCCACCAGCAATTTCTGGAGGAGGTTCACACGTCACATCTGAAAAGAGACATTTCTCCGCTCAATTTGTAGGCACTCACATGTTCCCCTACACAAACTACAGTTAAGAGAATCATTGTGTTACTTCCCAGATGATGTTCTTAAGCGCAAGAGACAATATTGCCTTACCAATGTGACTTGATTCCTTTCCCCATCTCTTTTCCTTGACCATGGGTGTTTCTAAACACTGTGAACCCCAGGAATATCGCTTAATGGCAGCAGAACACCTTCCAGATTCTCAGGAGATGACTGGAATGGTGAGAGCTTCTAGAAAAAGGCAACGTTTCTGTAGCTACACCACATGCCACAAAAAGCCTCCTTGCAAGGCCATGGCCCTCTGCTGAGAACCCGAGCGCttctcagaatcacagatgTAGCAGCCAAGTTGTCTCTCTGCTGAACTGTAGAGCTCTGGAAGAAGTTATCAGCCTGCACTGCTGGGTTGTTATCCACAGTTTTACATAGCACTGCGCCCTCCACACAGAGCACTTACATTCACATCGGGGGTAGTTAATTACTCCGTCCTGACACTGGGCATTAAAATCCTCTGGGTTTGAAACTTCATGGTAGGAATCCTTGCATGTAAACAAAATATACTCCTCAGAACGATACATGTAAGATCTTCTCCTTGGCTGTCTTAGTTTAATGTTGTTGCTCTCCATAGCTGTCTCAAGCACTGTACAGACCTCTggggaagataaaaaaaaaaaaaaaaaaaaaaagtaaaatattgcatccagttctggTCCCcagttcaagaaggacagggaactgcttgaCAGAGTCCAGCGCAGAGCCACAAGGATGATTAAGGGAGGGGAGCTTCTTCCttacaaggacaggctgagggagttgggtcTCTTTACCTTGAAAAGAAGAGAATGAGTTGTGACCTTATTAAttactataaatatataaagggcaagtgtcaggaggatggagcGAGAGTCTTCTCAGTGACACCCAACGACagataaagaggaaaagggTGCAAGCCAGAACATTGAAGTTTACGcttaaatgtgagaaaaaaactcttttttacAGTGAGGATGAAAGAATactgcaacaggctgcccaggggagttGTGGAGTGTCCATCAGTGGAGActttcaaaacccacctggacgCGTTACTCTGCTACCCGATTTATGTGTTCCAGCTCAGGAAGGGGATTAAGCTAGATGATTCTTCAAGATCCTATTCTATCCCTAAGGCTGTGACAAAGCCCTGCCTGAACAGGCAGGCTTGGGAGAGCCTGCAACGAAATGGTCTCCCTCTCTTCAGCCCTGCCACAGTCCATGGCACCCTCCAATTTCAGGGAAGCCACTTGCAGGGAACTTAGCAGCCCTTCCGTCCTGCCTGGAACCAGCCGGGCAGGCCCAGCACCAGTAACCCT from Aythya fuligula isolate bAytFul2 chromosome 8, bAytFul2.pri, whole genome shotgun sequence includes these protein-coding regions:
- the LOC116492229 gene encoding protein ZNF365-like, with translation MQQDGAEQGGFPWPEPLPVAGPALPFLCPRCGERGRFDSLAALRAHLQHGHGRGERRAPAGGRPLLPLRDAAPGSPPEPCGRGSASSRGAPLAAFCDASGEGRPEPEPEAAGLGPRLVGYLPAADPKASLEAHVRAKFSRMVEAVDKTMEKRLDRLTGELAQKTAELLEVRVAFVQLSQKKQEVQRREQALSRQVDVAVEMIAALKQRLSESEGELHRKEEEVVTFNHFLEEAAEKELWGKARLQRFIENLLQCVDLVERQLEYYQNQQIACSRIADVTLSFLT